The sequence AATGAGCTCATCCGCGATATCATTGTAGCCCTGCTCCTTGGCCAAACGGGCCAGAGCGTAATACATCATGGTGCCGTTTGCCTCGGCCTGCATAATGGTCCTAACCATTTGCTCAAGGTCCGTGCCCTTTGTCAGTCCATAAATGCTCATGAGTTTTTCCTCCTCCTAAAATACAACGCACAAATCTTCATTACATGGGATATTCGAAAGTAGAGCCAACGCCGAAGTGAATGATGTATTCCTCAGCACCTTCAACGGGAATCCAAAAGCCATAAGCCCGGCCAAACTGCCCTTCGTATGCTTTATAGACTGCTTCTCTGGTATCTGCCGCCTGATTGCAAAGACACCCCTTATGCTGCTCGGGACTTCCAATACTGGAGCATTTCATCTGGTCGTTGAGCCCCAAAGAAGCGGCTTTCTTGTTTACCGCATGAATTTGGCGGTCTTTAGTAATCAGCATGATGGGCTCCGGGAACTTGTCCCACATCATATGAAAGGCTTTGATGATTTCCTGCTTATCCATAGTTTCAGCTCTCCTTTTTTCATTACAAACAATTCTGTATGCTGGCCTCTAAATCCTGCATCGAATCCGTTGGCTCAAAGCGGCTTATCACGTTTCCCTGGCGGTCTACCAGGAATTTGGTAAAATTCCATTTTATATCGGAATTTTTCTTGTAATTCCAGTCTCGCTTCCTTAAAAGCAAGCTCATAGCTGTTGCCTTCAGCCCATTACCAAAGCCTTTGAATTTCTGCTGGGCTTTCAGATAGGTGTACAAGGGCAACTCATTTTCGCCATTGACATCGGCTTTCTTCATCCTGCGGAATCTGGTTTTGTACTTCAAGGAGCAGAACTGCTGTATGCCCTGGTCATCTTCCGGGGCCTGCTCCATAAACTGGTTGCAGGGAATGTCGATGATTTCCAGTCCCTGGGACTGATACTTCTCATAAATGGCTTCCAGTTCCTTATACTGTGGGGTGAAGCCGCAACGGGTGGCAGTGTTCACAAAGAGAAGTACCTTCCCCTTATAATCTGACAAGGCAAAATCTGAGCCGTCATTGGCTTTCAATGTATAATCATATATCATCTGTTGGTTGCCCTCCTTCATTTCATCTTACATGCTCTATTATACAGCAAAATTCCATTTTGTCAAATGGAATTTAAAAAAATCTCATTTGATTTGATGTCAATATGATGGTAGAATAGATTATCAAAGAAAGATTTACCTGTAACATTGAGGAGCAAGATATGATTGACAAACAGACCTTCGACCCGTTGCTTCTGGAAAACCAGCTGTGCTTTCCTTTATATGCCTGTGCCAGGAAAATAGTAGCGGCCTATAACCCCTTCCTGAAAGAACTTGGACTTACCTATCCCCAATACATTACCATGATGGTGCTGTGGGAGAATAATAAGGTTGCCATGCGTGACCTTGGCAAACGCCTTTATCTGGATTCCGGAACGCTGACTCCGGTGCTGAAGAAACTGGAAGCCATGGGCTATCTCAAAAGATACCGCAATCCGGAAGATGAGCGTATCCTGATGGTATCCATTACAGATGAGGGTAAGACTCTGCGGCAGGAAGCGGAAAAGATACCCTATCAGATGGGGTGCCTTGTGAATCAAAAGGGGGAACTGTTCTCCGGCGAAGAGGTTGGCAAGCTGAAGGAGCAGCTTTATCAGATTATCCATACGTTAGAATAAAAAAAACGAGAGACTGCACTTAATAAAGGTGCAACTGTCTCTCGTTTTTTATGTCTTTTGCCCGGCTCAATTCTTGAGCTTCAGCCCGTCATGGAAAGCCTTCCCCACAACCGGCCCTACCAAACGGTAGGTCTTGGTGGCAATGTCAAAGATAATCGGCTGGAGCTTATCGTAATCCACTACTCCGTCGGTAAGCACTGCTTCATCGGCCTGCTGGGCGATGATTTTCCCCACCAAAATTCCAGTCTCGTCACTGTAGCTTACGCACTCACACTCCAGCGTCACAGGAAATTCCTCGATGATAGGAGCATTTACATGGGCACTCTTGTGGACATGGCAGCCAGCCTTTTCTATCTTGTTGACCTTGTTGCCGGTTTCCACGCCAAAGTAGTCAGCGATTTCCACCGTGTCCTTGGTAGCAAAAGCCACGGTAAAAGCCTTGGTATGCTTGATGTTCTCCGTGGTTTTGTGTTTGGCCAGAAACAAGGTGATTTCATCAAAATCCGACTGTGCACCCCAAGCTGCGTTCATGGCGTTTGGGACTCCATTTTCGTCATAAGTCCCAATGATAAATACGCCTTCCGGTGCAATGCACGCATTCTTGCCAGTAAATTCTACACTCATACTTGCCCCTCCTCTGTACTATCATTATTCTTCATGTAGGAGATATATTCCTTCCCCCAAACTTCCATTGCCTCCAACACAGGATGAAACTTCTGACCAATTTCGCTTAGGGAGTATTCCACCCGGGGCGGAATGGATTCATACTGACGACGGATAACCAACCCATGCTCTATCAGGTTCTTCAACTGAACAGACAGCGTGGCATGTGTCATCTTCGGCAGCTGCCGTTGCAGGTCATTGAAACGCACGGGGCCATCCTCCAGATTATGCAAAATGAGCATAGCCCATTTGCCGGAAATGAGCTTCTGCACTGTAGCATAGGGACATTTTCCAAACCAATCGTCCATAGGAACCGGGGATATTTTCACCTTTTTACCCTCAGACATCGAATTCTTCCTTCAAATCCAGCATGCCCCGAATCTCAGCATGGCCGTTCTCAAGATAAAAGAGCCCCATTTCCCAGCCATTCTTGTCGTACATGTCCATTATCTGGGGCATTATCTCCCGCACCTTGGCCAGCAGGGCATCGTCCTTGACTACCTTGGCCAGTCCATCATACCGCATGAACTCGCCGCCGACCACAGCCAGAACCTCAGCCTTGGGATTAGCCACCAGCTGCTTGTAGACATTCTTGAAGGTGCCACAGCCAAAGTATATCTTGCCATCCACCAGCATGTGGAAGCCAAAAGGACGCCCCTTCGGCTGGTCACCGTCCGTGGTCAGGAAATAGAAGGTCTTGGCCTTGTCCAGGAACTCGTTTACCTTTTCTGCATTAGTCATAATAGGAAGCCTCCTTAGGTCACTTTATTGAACTGCTTTAATTATACGACTCCAAAAATCACCACACAAGTACGTTTTTTTATGATAGTAAGTATCTCTAATGATACCTGCCTGTCATTGACATTTGAGGCCTTCTGCGATAAATTGGAATCATGAAAGCAAAAAATCAATTCAAAATCAAAGAACAAAACAAAGCATGCCGTGATACACTGAAAGGCATCGAGGATACAATGCTTGCCACATATGGCTGTCTTTTGCCAGCGGGTGAAATTACTATTTCCATTGTTATGCCATGGACGAGGGAAAGCATCCTTGGCATCCTCAAACGTCAAGGCAAAATTGTCAGCTGGGAATTAGACGGTTCCTATGAAGAAGGCAATAACCGTCGTTATCTAGTCACGCTGGATGCGGACAGAATATAAAAGCCCAAAGGAAGGATATTTTGCGAAATCTGATTATTGGCTTGGTACTGCTGTCCCTGGCAGGCAGCATCTGGGGAGCCATGTTTATTGCCGTGCGATTGACTGTTGGCGTCATTACACCAGTGGCTCTGGTATGGATGCGATATGGAGTGGCTCTTATCCCACTGGTGTTC comes from Selenomonas ruminantium subsp. lactilytica TAM6421 and encodes:
- a CDS encoding MarR family winged helix-turn-helix transcriptional regulator, whose product is MIDKQTFDPLLLENQLCFPLYACARKIVAAYNPFLKELGLTYPQYITMMVLWENNKVAMRDLGKRLYLDSGTLTPVLKKLEAMGYLKRYRNPEDERILMVSITDEGKTLRQEAEKIPYQMGCLVNQKGELFSGEEVGKLKEQLYQIIHTLE
- a CDS encoding flavin reductase family protein, with amino-acid sequence MSVEFTGKNACIAPEGVFIIGTYDENGVPNAMNAAWGAQSDFDEITLFLAKHKTTENIKHTKAFTVAFATKDTVEIADYFGVETGNKVNKIEKAGCHVHKSAHVNAPIIEEFPVTLECECVSYSDETGILVGKIIAQQADEAVLTDGVVDYDKLQPIIFDIATKTYRLVGPVVGKAFHDGLKLKN
- a CDS encoding pyridoxamine 5'-phosphate oxidase family protein — protein: MTNAEKVNEFLDKAKTFYFLTTDGDQPKGRPFGFHMLVDGKIYFGCGTFKNVYKQLVANPKAEVLAVVGGEFMRYDGLAKVVKDDALLAKVREIMPQIMDMYDKNGWEMGLFYLENGHAEIRGMLDLKEEFDV
- a CDS encoding winged helix-turn-helix transcriptional regulator, yielding MSEGKKVKISPVPMDDWFGKCPYATVQKLISGKWAMLILHNLEDGPVRFNDLQRQLPKMTHATLSVQLKNLIEHGLVIRRQYESIPPRVEYSLSEIGQKFHPVLEAMEVWGKEYISYMKNNDSTEEGQV
- a CDS encoding glutathione peroxidase, yielding MIYDYTLKANDGSDFALSDYKGKVLLFVNTATRCGFTPQYKELEAIYEKYQSQGLEIIDIPCNQFMEQAPEDDQGIQQFCSLKYKTRFRRMKKADVNGENELPLYTYLKAQQKFKGFGNGLKATAMSLLLRKRDWNYKKNSDIKWNFTKFLVDRQGNVISRFEPTDSMQDLEASIQNCL